From one Spiroplasma endosymbiont of Panorpa germanica genomic stretch:
- a CDS encoding fructose-specific PTS transporter subunit EIIC, with protein sequence MENNVFKKEYIFLNQDFESQQQVFDFIASQAVKNKIVSDEKALIKGFLKRESEGSTGFEDGFAIPHARIKQVNQAAVFVIRTKKSVDWNSMDGKPTNVIIALLVPEGPSGDEHLSILSEIATKLMNDDFKNKMNLAKTESAVLTLLNSKNSSKTLKTKQDSTGVKVVAITACITGIAHTYMAEEKLLEQLPKNGYQIRVETQGSKGVGTPLTQSEIQEADIVIFATDTNVDKSRFFGKKCYQTKVAKAMKDPLGTVQAALELGAVLQGKTSFDKKTAKEREGVMSHIMAGISYMIPVIVLGGICLAFSIGIAKAIWGPSAGTDGPNGEYKWGILNTMSIVGGAAFAMMIPILAGFIGNSIAGRAAIAPAMVGAFLGNNADNFMPLPGIDAVATPAGFLGAIAAGLMAGYAVKWINTWRVPRTLQAAMPIFFIPIVVGLGIGLLFIYVIGGPIGWLMDQISKGFSNAYQSKLGVFAGLGLGMALGAMAGFDMGGPVNKIAFITGSALITAGIYEPMGAVAAAIPVAPLGMGITTIVVPRFFDKDTRNLGIAAIIMGTIGISEGAIPFAIRDPKRAVVSNVLGSAVAGAIAGSLMVTNAAAHGGPIVAILGAVPYGIQTLYFFLAIAVGVATTTLVYSSWLLHDAGKPGSVKEAHVAWIEELNLNCKNKVMDLKNQISKIKNEGRQEARVAKLSNQPNEEIKKQYATKIQGLKEQIIETKKINQTQKEKAKEAFKVVKKDESLFLKDKTAEFKQYLKDSKVNRDSKMDNLKDQYQVQTQDANKLEVQNFKENYSNHKDELKDEFKKEVHNYQVEMLQPFVDKYKKLV encoded by the coding sequence ATGGAAAATAATGTTTTTAAAAAAGAATACATTTTTTTAAATCAAGATTTTGAATCTCAACAACAAGTTTTTGATTTTATTGCTTCACAAGCTGTAAAAAACAAAATTGTAAGTGATGAAAAAGCTTTGATTAAGGGTTTTCTTAAACGAGAGTCTGAGGGTTCGACTGGGTTTGAAGATGGTTTTGCCATCCCGCATGCGCGAATAAAACAAGTGAACCAAGCCGCTGTTTTTGTCATTAGAACTAAAAAATCGGTTGACTGAAACTCAATGGATGGTAAACCAACAAATGTTATTATTGCCTTATTGGTTCCAGAAGGACCAAGCGGAGATGAGCACTTAAGTATTTTAAGCGAAATTGCTACAAAATTGATGAATGATGATTTCAAAAATAAAATGAATTTAGCTAAAACAGAAAGTGCAGTTTTAACCTTATTAAATTCAAAGAATAGTTCGAAGACTTTAAAAACAAAACAGGATTCAACCGGAGTTAAAGTTGTGGCCATCACTGCTTGTATAACTGGTATTGCCCACACCTATATGGCAGAAGAAAAATTGTTAGAACAGTTACCAAAAAATGGTTATCAAATTCGAGTAGAAACTCAAGGATCAAAGGGAGTGGGAACTCCTTTAACTCAAAGCGAAATTCAAGAAGCTGATATAGTTATTTTTGCAACTGATACAAATGTTGATAAAAGTCGTTTTTTTGGTAAAAAATGCTATCAAACAAAAGTTGCTAAAGCGATGAAAGACCCACTAGGAACTGTTCAAGCGGCCCTAGAACTAGGAGCGGTTTTACAAGGAAAAACTAGTTTTGATAAAAAAACAGCCAAAGAACGTGAAGGTGTCATGTCTCATATCATGGCAGGGATTTCTTACATGATTCCCGTTATTGTTTTAGGGGGAATTTGTTTAGCGTTCTCAATTGGAATTGCTAAAGCCATTTGAGGACCAAGTGCAGGAACTGATGGACCTAATGGTGAATATAAATGAGGTATTTTAAATACAATGAGCATCGTGGGGGGGGCAGCCTTCGCCATGATGATTCCAATCCTTGCAGGATTTATAGGAAATTCAATTGCTGGAAGAGCTGCTATAGCCCCAGCAATGGTAGGGGCGTTTTTAGGTAATAATGCTGATAACTTTATGCCACTACCAGGTATTGATGCAGTAGCAACCCCAGCTGGATTTCTTGGAGCGATAGCTGCTGGATTAATGGCTGGATATGCTGTTAAGTGAATTAACACATGAAGAGTACCACGTACTCTACAAGCAGCTATGCCAATATTCTTTATACCAATTGTTGTTGGTTTAGGAATTGGATTACTATTTATTTATGTAATTGGGGGACCAATTGGATGATTAATGGATCAAATTTCAAAAGGATTTTCAAATGCCTATCAATCTAAACTAGGAGTATTTGCTGGTTTAGGACTTGGTATGGCGCTTGGAGCTATGGCTGGTTTTGATATGGGGGGACCTGTGAACAAGATTGCCTTTATCACAGGTTCAGCTCTAATAACTGCTGGTATTTATGAACCAATGGGAGCAGTTGCAGCAGCTATTCCAGTGGCCCCATTAGGAATGGGAATTACCACAATCGTTGTGCCGAGATTTTTTGATAAAGATACTAGAAACTTAGGAATTGCTGCTATCATTATGGGAACAATTGGAATTTCAGAAGGAGCGATTCCGTTTGCAATTCGTGATCCAAAAAGAGCTGTAGTATCAAATGTTTTGGGATCAGCTGTGGCTGGTGCAATAGCAGGTTCTTTAATGGTTACAAACGCAGCCGCTCATGGTGGTCCGATTGTAGCGATTTTGGGAGCAGTTCCTTATGGAATTCAAACTCTATATTTCTTTTTAGCAATCGCTGTTGGGGTAGCTACTACCACATTGGTATATTCATCATGATTATTGCATGATGCTGGAAAACCAGGATCTGTTAAAGAAGCTCATGTAGCTTGAATCGAAGAATTAAACTTAAACTGTAAAAACAAAGTTATGGATTTAAAAAATCAAATTAGTAAAATAAAAAATGAAGGTAGACAAGAAGCTAGAGTAGCTAAACTATCAAATCAACCAAATGAAGAGATAAAAAAACAATATGCTACAAAAATTCAAGGTTTAAAAGAACAAATTATTGAAACTAAAAAAATAAATCAAACCCAAAAAGAGAAAGCTAAAGAAGCTTTCAAAGTGGTTAAAAAAGATGAAAGTTTATTTTTAAAAGATAAAACAGCAGAGTTTAAACAATATTTAAAAGATTCTAAAGTAAATCGTGATTCAAAAATGGATAATTTAAAAGATCAGTATCAAGTTCAAACACAAGATGCAAATAAATTAGAAGTTCAAAATTTTAAAGAAAATTACTCAAATCACAAAGATGAGCTAAAAGATGAATTTAAAAAAGAGGTTCACAACTATCAAGTAGAAATGCTTCAACCATTTGTTGATAAATACAAAAAATTAGTTTAA
- a CDS encoding ABC transporter ATP-binding protein, producing the protein MLKLENVTKKFKGGKGINKVSFEIPQGSICGFVGDNGMGKTTTIKCIFQEYKIDEGKILYKDEEISGSNNLLNFSLFPDSNAIPLNYRLRDYAYYQTMLYKIPRNIVTTRFKEFVKIFELEGYEKKKLKQLSAGMLKRAMLICAMITDSEYLILDEPTANLDVDSRKEFLNILKWLNEQGKTIIITSHIIEELQEIVDFLIFIDDGEIKYAKKINNKKEKISDIYNKYRTSSHTNRVEELKKYVASKDYK; encoded by the coding sequence ATGTTAAAGTTAGAAAACGTAACAAAAAAATTCAAAGGTGGTAAGGGAATAAATAAAGTATCATTTGAAATTCCTCAAGGATCAATTTGTGGATTTGTTGGTGATAACGGAATGGGTAAAACAACAACTATCAAGTGTATTTTTCAAGAGTACAAAATAGATGAAGGAAAAATTTTGTATAAAGACGAAGAAATAAGTGGCTCTAATAATTTGTTGAATTTCAGTCTTTTTCCTGATTCAAATGCTATTCCGTTGAATTATCGCTTAAGAGATTATGCATATTACCAAACTATGCTATACAAAATACCAAGAAATATAGTAACCACTCGTTTTAAAGAGTTTGTAAAAATTTTCGAACTAGAAGGATATGAGAAAAAGAAGTTAAAGCAATTATCTGCTGGAATGTTAAAGCGTGCAATGCTTATTTGTGCAATGATTACCGATAGTGAATATTTAATTTTAGATGAACCTACCGCAAACCTAGATGTGGATAGCCGTAAGGAGTTTTTAAATATTTTAAAATGGTTAAATGAACAAGGAAAAACCATTATTATAACAAGTCATATAATCGAAGAGTTGCAAGAAATAGTTGATTTTTTGATTTTCATTGATGATGGAGAAATTAAATATGCAAAAAAAATAAATAATAAGAAAGAGAAAATTAGTGATATCTACAATAAGTATCGCACAAGTTCTCATACAAATAGAGTTGAGGAGTTAAAAAAATATGTTGCAAGCAAAGATTACAAATAA